The Chitinophagales bacterium genome has a window encoding:
- a CDS encoding class I SAM-dependent methyltransferase, producing MYKIWNERYATHNNIYGKEPNQFFKQELDKLTPGNLLLPGEGEGRNAIYAERKGWEVTAFDSSEVAIENAMRNAKEAGYIFDYVLADTSSFEALDNSFDAIAMIFFHLSPFNREAFHKRIIAWLKPGGTLIIEAFNPTQLDRTSGGPKDISMLYTEDMLRKDFSSLNIELLLTTTEELNEGSFHQGTAELIRLVARK from the coding sequence ATGTACAAGATCTGGAACGAGCGATACGCTACTCACAATAATATATACGGCAAAGAGCCTAATCAATTCTTCAAACAGGAACTGGACAAACTAACACCCGGCAACCTTTTACTACCCGGAGAAGGCGAAGGCCGCAATGCTATTTATGCCGAGCGCAAAGGATGGGAAGTGACCGCTTTTGACAGTAGCGAAGTAGCCATAGAAAACGCAATGCGTAATGCTAAAGAGGCAGGCTATATTTTTGATTATGTATTGGCAGACACAAGTAGTTTTGAAGCCCTGGATAACAGTTTTGATGCTATAGCCATGATCTTCTTTCATCTTTCACCATTCAACAGGGAGGCTTTTCATAAAAGAATTATTGCCTGGCTGAAACCGGGCGGTACTCTTATTATTGAAGCCTTTAACCCAACACAACTGGATCGTACATCGGGCGGGCCGAAAGACATAAGCATGTTGTATACAGAAGATATGTTGCGCAAAGATTTTTCATCGTTGAACATAGAACTGTTATTGACGACAACTGAAGAACTGAATGAAGGCAGTTTCCACCAGGGTACAGCTGAGCTGATAAGGCTGGTAGCTCGCAAATAA